One genomic window of [Clostridium] scindens ATCC 35704 includes the following:
- a CDS encoding sugar phosphate isomerase/epimerase family protein: MSRKNPITVSSWTLGDQCKFEDRVIAAKEAGYEGIGLRAETYVDALNEGLHDEDILAILDKHGIKVTEVEYIVQWAEENRSYEQKYKEQMCFHMCELFGVGHINCGLMENYSVEYTAQKLKELCQRAGKYMIGVEPMPYSGIPDLKKGFDVVQASGCDNAMLILDTWHWVRADQSYDILTEEQAKKVISIQINDAYERPYAKTILRDESMHDRLAPGTGAKDTAGFVKMIKEAGIDPKVVGVEVISDEILSRGLKEAAAHTYDNTVKVLKEAWPEILED, from the coding sequence ATGTCAAGAAAAAATCCAATCACAGTAAGTTCATGGACATTGGGAGACCAGTGCAAATTTGAGGACCGGGTCATCGCAGCGAAAGAAGCTGGTTATGAAGGAATCGGCCTGAGGGCAGAGACCTATGTGGACGCGTTGAATGAGGGGCTTCATGATGAAGACATTTTAGCAATCCTTGATAAGCACGGAATCAAGGTTACCGAGGTAGAGTACATCGTACAGTGGGCAGAGGAGAACCGTTCCTACGAGCAGAAGTACAAAGAGCAGATGTGTTTCCATATGTGCGAACTCTTTGGAGTAGGCCATATCAACTGCGGACTTATGGAAAACTATTCTGTGGAGTATACGGCTCAGAAGTTAAAAGAATTATGCCAGAGGGCCGGAAAGTACATGATCGGAGTTGAGCCAATGCCATACAGCGGTATCCCGGATCTCAAAAAAGGATTTGATGTAGTTCAGGCATCCGGATGCGACAATGCGATGCTGATCCTGGATACATGGCACTGGGTAAGAGCAGACCAGTCCTACGACATCCTGACAGAAGAGCAGGCTAAGAAAGTCATCTCCATCCAGATCAACGATGCTTACGAGAGGCCATATGCAAAGACGATCTTAAGAGACGAATCCATGCATGACCGTCTCGCGCCAGGAACCGGAGCAAAGGATACGGCAGGGTTTGTAAAGATGATCAAGGAAGCTGGAATCGATCCTAAGGTGGTAGGCGTTGAGGTCATCTCTGACGAGATCCTGTCAAGAGGCCTGAAAGAAGCTGCAGCCCATACCTATGACAATACCGTAAAAGTATTGAAGGAAGCATGGCCGGAGATTCTGGAAGACTAA
- a CDS encoding oxidoreductase, whose amino-acid sequence MKFENMFKPIQIGPMTVKNRFVVPPMGNNFANADGCWSDQSVAYYAERAKGQFGLVTIEATVVHKGAKGGPRKPCLYDESSIASLKKITDACHAKGAKVSIQLQNAGPEGNAKNAGAPIQAATAIPSTVGRDTPEEVPTAQVYELVEGYAEAARRAMEGGADAVEIHMAHGYLVSSFMSPRTNKRVDEFGGNFENRMRFPRLIVEAVKKAVGDKVAIIARINSADEVLGGLDVHDSAAIAAYLEECGVQALHVSRAVHIKDEYMWAPTTIHGGFSADLVSEIKKAVSIPVITVGRFTEPQYAELLVKEGRADLVAFGRQSLADPHMPEKAMEERLEDLTPCIACLQGCVANMYKGEPICCLTNPFLGHEAEGYPKAEKSKKVMVIGGGVAGMCAAFICAERCHDVTLYESTDKLGGNMRLAAYPPGKGDISNMIRSYIVRCQKAGVKIVMNQEADLDLVKAEKPDAVVVSTGSKTLILPIEGIDNPAIIHGSDLLDGKKAAGEKVLVVGGGMVGCEIAAFLGEQQHQVSIIEFRDKMGADMITEHRKYVMKDFDEYKVEQIVNAKVCRFYDDGVEYESPDGERHEVRGFDSVVLSMGFRNYNPFAEQLEELGQEVYVVGDATRARRALDATKEAYAAAMQI is encoded by the coding sequence ATGAAATTTGAAAATATGTTCAAGCCAATCCAGATTGGACCAATGACTGTAAAGAACCGTTTCGTAGTCCCGCCGATGGGCAATAACTTCGCAAATGCGGATGGATGCTGGAGCGATCAGTCTGTCGCATATTATGCAGAACGTGCGAAAGGCCAGTTTGGCCTGGTTACCATCGAGGCGACCGTTGTACATAAAGGAGCCAAGGGCGGCCCGAGAAAGCCTTGCCTGTACGATGAAAGCAGCATCGCAAGCCTGAAGAAGATTACGGATGCCTGTCATGCAAAAGGCGCCAAAGTTTCCATCCAGCTGCAGAATGCAGGGCCGGAAGGAAATGCAAAGAATGCAGGCGCGCCAATCCAGGCGGCAACAGCCATCCCATCTACGGTAGGAAGAGACACGCCGGAAGAAGTGCCTACCGCGCAGGTATATGAACTGGTAGAAGGCTATGCAGAGGCAGCAAGACGCGCTATGGAAGGCGGTGCGGATGCCGTAGAGATTCATATGGCACACGGCTATCTGGTAAGTTCCTTCATGTCTCCAAGAACCAACAAGCGCGTGGATGAGTTTGGCGGAAACTTCGAGAACAGGATGCGCTTCCCACGCCTGATCGTGGAAGCGGTGAAGAAGGCGGTTGGAGACAAGGTGGCGATCATCGCCCGCATCAACAGTGCCGATGAAGTCCTGGGAGGACTGGATGTACATGACAGCGCGGCCATCGCGGCATATCTGGAAGAATGCGGCGTTCAGGCGCTTCATGTATCCCGCGCGGTACATATCAAAGACGAATATATGTGGGCGCCGACAACGATCCATGGCGGATTCTCAGCAGATCTGGTATCCGAGATCAAGAAGGCAGTCAGCATTCCGGTGATCACGGTCGGAAGATTCACAGAGCCTCAGTATGCAGAACTTCTGGTTAAGGAAGGCCGTGCCGACCTGGTGGCATTCGGACGTCAGTCACTGGCAGATCCGCATATGCCGGAGAAGGCAATGGAAGAAAGGCTTGAGGATCTGACTCCATGCATCGCCTGCCTGCAGGGATGCGTGGCCAATATGTACAAAGGAGAGCCTATCTGCTGTCTGACCAACCCATTCCTGGGCCATGAGGCAGAAGGGTATCCGAAGGCAGAGAAGTCTAAGAAGGTCATGGTCATTGGCGGCGGCGTAGCCGGCATGTGCGCGGCATTCATCTGTGCGGAAAGATGCCACGACGTAACCTTATATGAGAGTACGGATAAACTGGGCGGCAACATGCGCCTGGCTGCGTACCCTCCGGGAAAAGGCGACATCTCCAACATGATCCGAAGCTACATCGTAAGATGCCAGAAGGCAGGCGTTAAGATCGTGATGAATCAGGAAGCAGACCTGGATCTTGTAAAAGCAGAAAAACCGGATGCAGTCGTAGTATCCACCGGCTCTAAGACTTTGATCCTTCCAATCGAGGGAATCGACAATCCGGCAATCATCCACGGCTCCGACCTTCTGGATGGCAAAAAAGCGGCAGGAGAAAAGGTTCTGGTAGTCGGCGGCGGAATGGTGGGATGCGAGATCGCAGCCTTCTTAGGAGAGCAGCAGCATCAGGTATCCATCATTGAATTCCGCGACAAGATGGGCGCAGACATGATCACCGAGCACCGCAAATATGTGATGAAGGATTTCGATGAGTATAAAGTAGAGCAGATTGTAAATGCAAAAGTATGCCGTTTCTATGATGACGGCGTGGAATATGAGTCTCCGGACGGAGAACGGCATGAGGTAAGAGGATTCGACTCTGTCGTATTATCCATGGGATTCAGAAACTACAATCCATTTGCAGAACAGCTGGAAGAGTTAGGACAGGAAGTATATGTCGTGGGAGATGCCACAAGAGCGCGCCGGGCACTGGACGCTACTAAGGAAGCATACGCAGCGGCAATGCAGATATAA
- a CDS encoding shikimate dehydrogenase, whose protein sequence is MEKRISGHTGLMGLFGTPVGHSGSPAMYNFSFQHDGLDYAYLAFDVTEEQMPKVFETIRLLNMRGGNFTMPCKNIAAELVDKLSPAAEIIGACNVFVNDNGVITGHVTDGVGFVKNLEVNGVDVKGKKTVVLGAGGAATAIQVQLALDGAKEVAIFNVKDKFFDRAQGTKEKLAEKCPECIVTVNDMEDKEKLAEAVNHCDIVINATTMGMKPHDDVSLIDKSLYRKDLVVADTVYSPEKTKMILEAEEAGCKAIGGKGMLQQQGAVNYELFVGKKMPLEEYNKFQAEQAK, encoded by the coding sequence ATGGAAAAGAGAATATCCGGACACACAGGATTAATGGGACTATTTGGAACGCCGGTTGGACATTCAGGATCTCCTGCAATGTACAACTTCAGCTTCCAGCATGACGGGCTGGACTATGCATATCTGGCATTTGACGTGACAGAAGAGCAGATGCCAAAGGTATTTGAAACCATCCGCCTGCTGAATATGCGCGGAGGAAACTTTACGATGCCTTGCAAGAACATTGCGGCAGAGCTGGTAGACAAATTATCACCGGCAGCCGAGATCATCGGAGCCTGCAACGTATTCGTCAATGACAATGGCGTGATTACGGGCCATGTGACAGACGGCGTAGGATTCGTAAAAAATCTGGAAGTCAACGGGGTTGACGTAAAAGGTAAAAAGACGGTAGTATTAGGCGCAGGCGGGGCTGCAACGGCAATCCAGGTACAGTTGGCCTTAGATGGCGCAAAAGAAGTAGCCATCTTCAATGTCAAGGACAAATTCTTTGACAGGGCCCAGGGTACTAAAGAAAAACTTGCTGAGAAATGCCCGGAATGCATTGTTACGGTAAATGACATGGAAGACAAGGAAAAACTTGCAGAAGCAGTGAACCACTGCGATATCGTCATCAATGCGACGACGATGGGAATGAAGCCTCACGATGACGTCTCCCTCATTGACAAATCCTTATACCGCAAGGATCTGGTCGTGGCTGATACCGTATACAGCCCGGAGAAGACTAAGATGATCCTGGAGGCGGAAGAGGCAGGATGCAAGGCGATTGGCGGAAAAGGAATGCTCCAGCAGCAGGGAGCGGTGAACTACGAACTGTTCGTAGGCAAGAAGATGCCGCTTGAGGAATACAACAAATTCCAGGCAGAGCAGGCCAAATAG
- a CDS encoding MFS transporter, whose protein sequence is MRAKKYILSMAMVYMAYFTHGIQAIILSQNKVNFFTQWGYTDEVAGAAAVSLAITATGFGKFLTVWLGGEISDKIGRKKMAVAGGILYIVCFAGLLFSTNFTVACVCAFLAGVATSGFWDASLYPAVQEAVEPRYAGSALIGIKAFVSVSGIIYPLMAVHFSNSGNWHINVWIPLVMSVVCVVLAVIAPFAYDDDMKETVKTADGETKNAAQAEIDAAKASMLVKPNGLVNFITMFYGFLCMFIMYGAQQYTKAFGMTNCGLTEMQAAGMTSIYTVGSIIAVVFWAIMMGKLKWNPLKVVLIDSIFTAVALAIVLLVKNVGVIYVAIALLGFFAAGGALQTGLGVRQLMCPGPKGRNTGIYYTWMGLASCFLPYIVSAMTKSIGETSAIYTMMGLLLAASVIATVMMFYLIGQHKKIFGKSALLK, encoded by the coding sequence ATGAGAGCAAAGAAGTATATTCTTTCTATGGCCATGGTATACATGGCATATTTTACCCATGGCATCCAGGCGATTATTCTGTCACAGAATAAAGTAAACTTCTTCACCCAATGGGGATATACAGACGAAGTGGCAGGAGCAGCAGCGGTGTCTCTGGCCATCACGGCGACAGGTTTCGGAAAATTCCTGACCGTGTGGCTTGGCGGAGAGATATCTGATAAAATAGGACGTAAGAAAATGGCGGTTGCCGGAGGCATACTCTATATCGTGTGCTTTGCAGGCCTGCTGTTCTCTACAAACTTTACGGTAGCATGTGTATGCGCCTTCCTGGCAGGCGTGGCGACTTCCGGATTCTGGGATGCATCCTTGTATCCGGCGGTACAGGAAGCCGTTGAGCCAAGATATGCCGGTTCTGCGTTAATCGGAATCAAGGCATTCGTATCCGTATCCGGCATTATCTACCCATTGATGGCCGTACATTTTTCCAATTCCGGAAACTGGCACATTAATGTATGGATTCCGCTTGTGATGTCCGTTGTATGCGTCGTACTGGCAGTCATTGCTCCATTTGCCTATGACGATGATATGAAAGAGACGGTAAAGACCGCGGATGGCGAGACGAAGAACGCCGCCCAGGCCGAGATCGACGCGGCAAAAGCCAGCATGCTGGTTAAGCCGAATGGATTGGTAAACTTTATTACCATGTTCTATGGATTCCTGTGCATGTTCATCATGTATGGCGCGCAGCAGTATACTAAGGCCTTTGGCATGACAAACTGCGGACTGACGGAAATGCAGGCGGCAGGCATGACATCCATCTATACGGTTGGCTCCATCATTGCCGTAGTATTCTGGGCAATCATGATGGGCAAGTTGAAATGGAATCCGCTAAAGGTAGTTCTGATTGATTCGATATTTACAGCGGTTGCGCTGGCAATCGTGCTTCTTGTAAAGAACGTAGGAGTCATCTATGTAGCGATTGCCCTGCTTGGATTCTTTGCGGCCGGCGGAGCACTTCAGACAGGACTTGGCGTACGCCAGTTGATGTGTCCGGGACCAAAGGGCAGGAATACCGGAATCTACTACACATGGATGGGGCTTGCAAGCTGCTTCCTTCCATACATCGTATCCGCAATGACCAAGTCTATCGGCGAGACATCAGCCATTTACACGATGATGGGCCTGCTGCTTGCAGCATCCGTTATCGCGACGGTGATGATGTTCTATCTGATAGGACAGCATAAGAAAATATTTGGAAAGAGCGCATTGTTGAAATAA
- the aroD gene encoding type I 3-dehydroquinate dehydratase yields the protein MNTVKVRNLELGSGIPAICIPNVGKTREEILSLAGQYKDMHMDLMEWRMDWYEDVEDTDKVLDVLSNLRSLLKDMPLLATFRTVKEGGVHGMSREKYIALNKAVAASGHADLIDVEIFAGDKDVRDMIASIHACGVKVIGSNHDFDKTPAKSDIVFRLRKMQDMEADIPKIAVMPKSRKDVLTLLAATEEMASCYADRPIITMSMSGLGSISRISCEVFGSCLTFGSGSKASAPGQIGAEELYQVLNTVHQAL from the coding sequence CCCCGCCATCTGCATTCCCAATGTGGGAAAGACCCGGGAGGAGATCCTGTCTCTGGCCGGGCAATATAAGGATATGCACATGGATCTGATGGAATGGCGCATGGACTGGTACGAAGATGTGGAAGATACGGACAAGGTGCTGGACGTGCTATCGAATCTTAGAAGTCTATTAAAGGACATGCCGCTTCTTGCCACCTTCCGTACGGTTAAGGAAGGCGGAGTCCACGGCATGTCCAGGGAAAAATACATTGCACTCAACAAGGCAGTGGCTGCCTCGGGTCATGCAGATCTTATTGATGTGGAGATATTCGCAGGCGACAAGGATGTCCGGGACATGATCGCGTCCATTCATGCCTGTGGCGTCAAAGTCATTGGCTCTAACCACGACTTTGACAAAACACCGGCCAAATCAGACATCGTCTTTCGGCTGCGCAAAATGCAGGATATGGAGGCTGACATTCCAAAGATTGCCGTTATGCCAAAGAGCCGCAAGGATGTCCTCACTTTGCTTGCCGCCACGGAAGAGATGGCTTCCTGTTACGCTGACAGGCCCATCATCACCATGTCTATGTCTGGGCTTGGCAGCATCAGCCGCATCTCCTGCGAGGTATTCGGCTCCTGTCTGACCTTCGGCTCCGGCTCTAAGGCATCCGCTCCCGGCCAGATTGGCGCAGAGGAACTGTACCAGGTTCTCAACACCGTGCATCAGGCGTTATAA